One genomic region from Frateuria soli encodes:
- a CDS encoding flagellin, translated as MSVNTNISSLNAQNNLAKSQSKLSTAIERLSSGMKINSAKDDAAGLAISTRFTTQINGLNQAVSNANDGISLAQTTESALNEVTNNMQRIRTLAVQSANATNSDSDRAALDAEVQQRLAEITRISQQTTFNGRHVLDGSFGSAAFQIGANVGETISVNLSQGAGASQVGQIASATSTTGVFTATSATTAVTGVANVAIADATLAAGFTFDGVAVNVAAGSADMAAMAASVNSQLDSGATAGKYTVTANGTTGLTITQNTATTNAMTLSAFSGTATQGAASTAGVTGVAVGDATPLTLGSGDFTLQAGSGAAVGIEGTFNDAASLAAAINAKGIAGVSAYADATTGVLHLASQEALTVGGTKGTGTLGFSATNAVGGDLASTNVKTVSGANDTISRIDSALSTISSMRSDLGAVQNRFTSTIANLQTISQNLSASRSQIQDADFAAETANMSSANILQQAGVSVLAQANSTTQSVLKLLQ; from the coding sequence ATGAGCGTCAACACCAACATCAGCTCGCTGAACGCCCAGAACAACCTGGCGAAGTCGCAGAGCAAGCTCTCCACCGCGATCGAGCGCCTGTCCTCGGGCATGAAGATCAACAGCGCGAAGGACGATGCCGCCGGCCTCGCCATCTCGACCCGCTTCACCACCCAGATCAACGGCCTGAACCAGGCCGTCAGCAACGCCAACGACGGCATCTCCCTGGCGCAGACGACCGAGTCGGCGCTGAACGAGGTGACCAACAACATGCAGCGCATCCGCACCCTGGCGGTGCAGTCGGCGAACGCCACCAACTCCGATTCCGACCGTGCGGCGTTGGACGCCGAGGTGCAGCAGCGCCTGGCCGAGATCACCCGTATCTCGCAGCAGACTACCTTCAACGGCCGCCACGTGCTGGACGGTAGCTTCGGTTCGGCCGCGTTCCAGATCGGTGCCAACGTCGGCGAGACCATTTCGGTGAACCTGAGCCAGGGCGCCGGTGCATCGCAGGTGGGTCAGATTGCTTCGGCCACCAGCACGACGGGTGTGTTCACGGCCACTTCGGCGACGACGGCCGTTACCGGTGTCGCCAACGTTGCTATCGCCGATGCCACGCTGGCTGCGGGCTTCACGTTTGATGGCGTCGCAGTCAACGTGGCCGCTGGCTCCGCCGACATGGCCGCCATGGCGGCTTCGGTGAACTCTCAGCTGGACAGCGGCGCCACTGCCGGCAAGTACACGGTCACCGCGAACGGCACCACCGGCCTGACGATCACCCAAAACACGGCCACCACCAATGCCATGACGCTCAGTGCATTCAGTGGCACAGCGACGCAGGGTGCCGCCTCCACCGCCGGTGTCACCGGTGTGGCTGTCGGTGACGCGACCCCGCTGACCCTGGGTTCGGGCGACTTCACGCTGCAGGCCGGTTCGGGTGCGGCGGTGGGCATCGAAGGTACGTTCAACGATGCCGCTTCGCTGGCAGCCGCGATCAACGCCAAGGGCATTGCCGGTGTTTCGGCCTACGCCGACGCAACCACCGGTGTCCTGCACCTGGCTTCGCAGGAAGCGCTCACGGTAGGCGGCACCAAGGGTACCGGTACCCTCGGTTTCAGCGCTACGAACGCCGTTGGCGGCGACCTGGCCAGCACAAACGTCAAGACCGTGTCCGGTGCCAACGACACCATCAGCCGCATCGACTCGGCGCTGAGCACCATCAGCTCCATGCGCAGCGACCTGGGTGCGGTGCAGAACCGCTTCACCTCGACCATCGCCAACCTGCAGACCATCTCGCAGAACCTGTCTGCCTCGCGCAGCCAGATCCAGGATGCGGACTTCGCGGCTGAGACGGCCAACATGTCCAGCGCGAACATCCTGCAGCAGGCCGGTGTCTCGGTGTTGGCCCAGGCCAACTCGACCACGCAGAGCGTGCTCAAGCTCCTGCAGTAA
- the flgK gene encoding flagellar hook-associated protein FlgK, translating into MADLLSTGVSGLLAAQVGLSTTGHNVSNANTDGYSRQQVSFAARAPQAEGRYYVGTGVDTQAVQRAYSQYLNTALWSASSSKGRADAYQGLTDQLNNQLSGSSNLQASLDTFFGAVQDLANAPADASAREVLLARSGALASTFRALSGQFGSLDGQVQRQLTDTVASINSDSAAIAKLNERIRASTGAQPADLLDQRDALIRKLSGEVGISVATQNDGTLGVFVGNGQALVSGTQSFELGTAPNTYDATRLEIVDKGTGAVLSGRIGGGTLGALLDFRSNVLDPAQNQLGRAALALADAFNAQHAQGVDLNGQLGGEFFSVTGPVVQAASGNAGSATLSAGIDDLGALGSQDYTLSYDGTAWSLKDGSGAAVVMTGTGTAGDPFKAAGLDLTLGGGAANAGDSFRIQPTRNAAGSMTVAITDPNRIAAAVPLLGSAAGTNSGTAGVGALTVADGSDPNLFTPADIVFSSPTTYSIDGGPAQAFTAGTPIVHNGWSVTLDGAPANGDSFAIKPNANARGDNANALKLGAVADLGVLDGGATSVGRAYGQLVGQVGSAGALADDAAKTQGSVYNQAMAAQQSVSGVNMDEEAANLVRYQQAYQASAQIITAANTVFNALLGAFK; encoded by the coding sequence ATGGCTGACCTGCTTTCCACCGGCGTCTCCGGCCTGCTCGCCGCCCAGGTGGGCCTGAGCACCACCGGCCACAACGTCTCCAACGCCAACACCGACGGCTACAGCCGGCAGCAGGTGAGCTTCGCCGCCCGGGCGCCGCAGGCGGAAGGGCGCTACTATGTGGGCACCGGCGTGGATACCCAGGCGGTGCAGCGTGCCTACAGCCAGTACCTCAACACCGCGCTGTGGTCGGCGTCCTCCTCCAAGGGGCGCGCCGACGCGTACCAGGGGCTGACCGACCAGCTCAACAACCAGCTTTCCGGCAGCAGCAACCTGCAGGCGTCGCTGGACACCTTCTTCGGCGCCGTGCAGGACCTCGCCAATGCGCCGGCCGACGCCTCCGCGCGCGAGGTCCTGCTGGCCCGCTCCGGCGCACTGGCGAGCACCTTCCGCGCGCTGTCGGGCCAGTTCGGCAGCCTCGACGGCCAGGTGCAGCGCCAGCTCACCGACACCGTCGCCTCGATCAATTCCGACAGCGCGGCGATCGCCAAGCTCAACGAACGCATCCGCGCCTCCACCGGCGCCCAGCCCGCCGATCTGCTCGACCAGCGCGACGCGCTGATCAGGAAGCTGTCGGGCGAGGTCGGCATCTCCGTGGCCACGCAGAACGACGGCACGCTGGGCGTGTTCGTCGGCAACGGCCAGGCGCTGGTCAGCGGTACGCAGTCTTTCGAACTGGGCACGGCCCCCAACACCTACGATGCAACCCGGCTGGAGATCGTCGACAAGGGCACCGGCGCCGTACTGAGCGGGCGCATCGGCGGCGGCACGCTGGGCGCGCTGCTGGACTTCCGCAGCAACGTGCTCGATCCGGCGCAGAACCAGCTTGGCCGCGCCGCGCTGGCGCTGGCCGACGCGTTCAACGCCCAGCACGCGCAGGGCGTGGACCTCAACGGCCAGCTCGGCGGCGAGTTCTTCAGCGTGACCGGTCCGGTGGTGCAGGCGGCCAGCGGCAACGCCGGCAGCGCCACGCTCTCGGCCGGCATCGACGACCTCGGTGCGCTGGGCAGCCAGGACTACACGCTGTCCTACGATGGCACTGCCTGGAGCCTGAAGGACGGCAGCGGCGCCGCGGTGGTGATGACCGGCACCGGTACGGCGGGCGATCCGTTCAAGGCCGCGGGCCTGGACTTGACCCTCGGTGGCGGCGCGGCCAACGCGGGCGACAGCTTCCGCATCCAGCCCACCCGCAACGCGGCCGGCAGCATGACTGTCGCGATCACCGACCCGAACCGGATCGCCGCCGCCGTACCGTTGCTCGGCAGCGCGGCCGGCACCAACAGCGGCACCGCCGGCGTGGGGGCGCTCACCGTCGCCGACGGCTCCGATCCGAACCTGTTCACCCCCGCGGACATCGTGTTTTCCTCGCCGACCACGTACAGCATCGACGGCGGACCGGCGCAGGCCTTCACCGCCGGCACCCCGATCGTGCACAACGGCTGGAGCGTGACCCTCGACGGCGCCCCGGCCAATGGCGACAGCTTCGCCATCAAGCCCAACGCCAACGCCCGCGGCGACAACGCCAACGCGCTCAAGCTCGGCGCGGTAGCCGACCTGGGCGTGCTCGACGGTGGCGCCACCAGCGTCGGCCGCGCCTACGGCCAGCTGGTCGGTCAGGTCGGCAGCGCCGGCGCACTGGCCGACGACGCGGCCAAGACGCAGGGCTCCGTTTACAACCAGGCGATGGCGGCCCAGCAGAGCGTCAGCGGCGTCAACATGGACGAGGAGGCCGCCAACCTGGTGCGCTACCAGCAGGCCTACCAGGCGTCCGCGCAGATCATCACCGCCGCCAACACCGTGTTCAACGCGCTGCTCGGCGCGTTCAAGTAA
- a CDS encoding PilZ domain-containing protein — MTASAWDEFEQRLACEDQWHADSQPLAWPLPEGFAQRLAERNTAALASVAALEERRAENVDDDNPVMQELARLDAKLNALIDLINRVAMPVDTLPRRQPLRFNAIGAVLPAALVPAGDAMLLRLHFDACPGVPLELPAHVERRLDDGSTFVTFQALGEGVAASLERFVFRHHRRKVAGARLAAS; from the coding sequence ATGACCGCCAGCGCCTGGGACGAGTTCGAGCAGCGCCTTGCCTGCGAGGACCAATGGCACGCGGACAGCCAGCCGCTTGCCTGGCCGCTCCCGGAAGGCTTCGCCCAGCGCCTGGCTGAACGCAATACCGCCGCGCTCGCCTCGGTCGCGGCGCTGGAAGAGCGCCGCGCGGAAAACGTCGACGACGACAATCCGGTCATGCAGGAACTGGCGAGGCTGGATGCCAAGCTCAATGCACTGATCGACCTGATCAACCGCGTGGCGATGCCCGTCGACACGCTGCCGCGCCGCCAGCCGTTGCGCTTCAACGCGATCGGCGCCGTACTTCCCGCAGCGCTGGTTCCCGCCGGCGACGCCATGTTGCTGCGCCTCCACTTCGACGCCTGCCCCGGCGTACCGCTGGAGTTGCCCGCCCACGTCGAGCGCCGGCTCGACGACGGCAGCACCTTCGTCACCTTCCAGGCACTGGGGGAGGGCGTGGCTGCGTCACTCGAGCGGTTCGTGTTTCGTCATCATCGACGCAAAGTGGCAGGTGCGCGTCTGGCCGCTTCATGA
- a CDS encoding sigma-54 dependent transcriptional regulator — protein sequence MSKVDFLVIESNEARAESILSALHFLGYHPQRGEDCTAVEESTHAWRAVYVGTVEDAAAAERQFALLGDAASHVPVLLASDSAWASRLCAASSPFAARIGMVEFPLRYEQLAEVMRSLYARLLGGRRGELRFVGESAPMRRVNALIRQVAPFDSSVLVLGESGTGKEMVARTIHECSPRRDKPFVAINCGAIPAELLESELFGHEKGAFTGAISTRKGRFEMAEGGTLFLDEIGDMSLTMQVKLLRVLQERMYERVGGNKTQRCDVRIIAATHRNLEQAIAEGKFREDLFYRLSVFPLEMPALREHLDDLPVLIGEFNQRLARRGLGSVRFSAGAVNALHQYAWPGNVRELCNLVERLAILYPHGEIRASDLPEKYRGRQAVEEVQGSSLLALMEGAPMIAPVAAAAAPDATVLPEGGLDLKDHLADIEVGLIRQALDITGGVVAHAAKLLHMQRTTLVEKLRKYGLQNSLAA from the coding sequence ATGAGCAAGGTCGATTTCCTGGTGATCGAGTCGAACGAGGCGCGCGCCGAGTCCATTCTGTCGGCGCTGCACTTTCTCGGTTACCACCCGCAGCGGGGCGAGGACTGCACCGCGGTGGAGGAGTCGACCCACGCCTGGCGCGCCGTCTACGTCGGTACGGTCGAGGACGCTGCCGCAGCCGAGCGCCAGTTCGCGCTGCTGGGCGATGCCGCCAGCCACGTGCCGGTGCTGCTGGCCAGCGACTCGGCCTGGGCCTCGCGCCTGTGCGCCGCCAGCTCGCCGTTCGCCGCCCGCATCGGCATGGTCGAGTTCCCGCTGCGCTACGAGCAGCTGGCCGAGGTGATGCGCAGCCTGTATGCGCGCCTGCTCGGCGGCCGCCGCGGCGAGCTGCGCTTCGTCGGCGAGTCCGCGCCGATGCGCCGCGTCAACGCGCTGATCCGTCAGGTTGCCCCGTTCGACTCGTCCGTGCTGGTGCTGGGCGAGTCCGGTACCGGCAAGGAAATGGTCGCGCGCACCATCCACGAGTGCTCGCCGCGCCGTGACAAGCCGTTCGTGGCGATCAACTGCGGCGCGATTCCCGCCGAACTGCTCGAAAGCGAGCTCTTCGGTCACGAGAAGGGCGCCTTCACCGGCGCGATCAGCACCCGCAAGGGCCGCTTCGAGATGGCCGAGGGCGGCACGCTGTTCCTCGACGAGATCGGCGACATGAGCCTGACCATGCAGGTCAAGCTGCTGCGCGTGCTGCAGGAGCGCATGTACGAGCGCGTCGGCGGCAACAAGACCCAGCGCTGCGACGTTCGCATCATCGCCGCCACCCACCGCAACCTGGAGCAGGCGATAGCCGAGGGCAAGTTCCGCGAGGACCTGTTCTACCGCCTGTCGGTGTTCCCGCTGGAGATGCCCGCGTTGCGCGAGCACCTGGACGACCTGCCGGTGCTGATCGGCGAGTTCAACCAGCGCCTGGCCCGCCGCGGCCTGGGCAGCGTGCGTTTCTCCGCCGGCGCGGTGAACGCGCTGCACCAGTACGCCTGGCCGGGCAACGTGCGCGAGCTGTGCAACCTGGTCGAACGCCTGGCGATCCTCTATCCCCACGGTGAGATCCGCGCCAGCGACCTGCCGGAGAAGTACCGCGGCCGCCAGGCCGTCGAGGAAGTGCAGGGCAGCTCGCTGCTTGCGTTGATGGAAGGCGCGCCGATGATCGCACCCGTGGCCGCCGCCGCGGCGCCGGATGCGACCGTGCTGCCCGAGGGTGGCCTGGACCTCAAGGATCACCTGGCCGACATCGAAGTCGGGCTGATCCGCCAGGCGCTGGACATCACCGGTGGCGTGGTCGCCCACGCGGCCAAGCTGCTGCACATGCAGCGCACCACGCTGGTGGAGAAGCTGCGCAAGTACGGCCTGCAGAACAGCCTGGCGGCCTGA
- the fliE gene encoding flagellar hook-basal body complex protein FliE has protein sequence MSTIDVNNLLAQMRQLSSQVRPAETALKAAPAAKADFGALLKESIGSVGQSQQQAGQMAAAFERGDPGADLGRTMVAIQKADLSLRTMTEVRNKLVDAYKEIMNMPV, from the coding sequence ATGAGCACGATCGACGTCAACAACCTGCTCGCCCAGATGCGCCAGCTCTCCAGCCAGGTGCGCCCGGCGGAAACCGCACTGAAGGCGGCGCCGGCGGCGAAGGCGGACTTCGGCGCATTGCTGAAGGAATCGATCGGCAGCGTGGGGCAGAGCCAGCAGCAGGCGGGACAGATGGCGGCGGCGTTCGAGCGTGGCGATCCGGGCGCGGACCTGGGCCGCACCATGGTGGCGATCCAGAAGGCCGACCTTTCGCTGCGCACGATGACCGAGGTGCGCAACAAGCTGGTCGATGCCTACAAGGAAATCATGAACATGCCGGTGTGA
- the fliD gene encoding flagellar filament capping protein FliD translates to MAITVGTTAPTTGLLTSMGVGSGIDVDKLVTTLVNAKKAPQQNQITNQAAQANTLLSGLGQISSALSALQSAMVPLSDGSAFSARSLTSSDTDVLGATSAGTPVGGSYKIEVTKLATSLKASSGAFAKSDTVVGTGTLTLAVGDQSMSLTIDSSNNTLAGIRDAINKSKDNPGVSATIVTGTDGAHLVLSGTRTGAANGFVVSSSGGDGGLAALNYDAAASSGNALNVITAAQDSEYTIDGLPGHSAGNTVAGAIDGISLNLVKEGTSTLTAANDGSKATSALTNLVNTYNSFVGIYQALTKYDATTETAGAMMGDATANSINSTLSRLVGGIANGGSLADLGISLQVDGKLKLDSDKLSKSLVDGGKQAAALFDGDDGLATKLNSQLDQWVGSAGVIASRTDSLAKQLKDLSAQQTALDSRMADLTARYQAQFTALDTLMTRLNSTSSYLTQQFDALTAAAKNK, encoded by the coding sequence ATGGCGATCACCGTAGGCACCACCGCACCGACGACGGGCTTGCTGACTTCCATGGGCGTCGGTTCCGGCATCGACGTCGACAAGCTGGTGACCACGCTGGTGAACGCCAAGAAGGCGCCCCAGCAGAACCAGATCACCAACCAGGCGGCGCAGGCCAATACCCTGCTGTCCGGGCTGGGCCAGATCAGCAGCGCGCTCTCCGCGCTGCAGTCGGCGATGGTCCCCTTGAGCGATGGCAGCGCCTTCAGCGCCCGCTCGTTGACCAGCAGCGACACCGACGTACTCGGCGCCACCAGCGCCGGCACGCCGGTCGGCGGCAGCTACAAGATCGAGGTGACCAAGCTGGCCACCTCGCTGAAGGCCTCTTCGGGCGCCTTCGCCAAGTCCGATACGGTAGTCGGCACCGGCACGCTCACGCTGGCGGTGGGCGACCAGTCGATGAGCCTGACCATCGACAGCAGCAACAACACGCTGGCGGGCATCCGCGACGCGATCAACAAGTCCAAGGACAACCCGGGCGTCTCCGCCACCATCGTCACCGGCACGGACGGTGCGCACCTGGTGCTCAGCGGCACGCGCACCGGCGCGGCCAATGGCTTCGTGGTCTCCAGCAGCGGTGGGGACGGCGGTCTGGCCGCGCTCAATTACGATGCAGCCGCCTCCAGCGGCAACGCGCTAAACGTGATCACCGCCGCGCAGGATTCCGAATACACCATCGACGGCCTGCCCGGCCATAGCGCCGGCAACACGGTTGCCGGCGCGATCGACGGCATCAGCCTGAACCTGGTCAAGGAAGGCACCAGCACGCTCACCGCCGCCAATGATGGCTCCAAGGCGACCAGCGCGCTGACCAACCTGGTCAACACGTACAACAGCTTCGTGGGCATCTACCAGGCGCTCACCAAGTACGACGCCACCACCGAAACCGCCGGCGCGATGATGGGCGACGCCACCGCCAACAGCATCAACAGCACGCTCTCGCGCCTGGTCGGCGGCATCGCCAACGGCGGCTCGCTGGCGGACCTGGGCATCTCGCTGCAGGTCGACGGCAAGCTGAAGCTGGACAGCGACAAGCTCTCCAAGTCCCTGGTCGATGGTGGCAAGCAGGCCGCTGCGTTGTTCGACGGCGACGACGGCCTCGCCACCAAGCTCAATTCCCAGCTCGACCAATGGGTCGGCAGCGCCGGCGTCATCGCCAGCCGCACCGACAGCCTGGCCAAGCAGCTGAAGGACCTGTCCGCGCAACAAACCGCGCTCGACAGCCGCATGGCCGATCTCACCGCCCGCTACCAGGCCCAGTTCACCGCGCTGGATACGCTGATGACCAGGCTCAACAGCACCAGCAGCTACCTCACCCAGCAATTCGACGCGCTCACCGCGGCGGCAAAGAACAAGTAA
- the flgL gene encoding flagellar hook-associated protein FlgL has protein sequence MRVSTNWMQQQSVNTMMDRQGDLSGIQTQMGTGKRINQPSDDPVGAARAVELTHLGADTAQYQRNITSANARLGLEDQTLSSVSKVLDRIRTLTLQGMNATQTDESRGDIAAELVQLRGQLLGIANSKDSQGDYLFAGNRTGAEPFASQAGGVSYAGDEGQRMVAAGPGLQVATGDPGSTIFMNVPTGNGTFAVGATAANAGSAVAGATSVVDASAWDGGSYQVSFTGPDAYEVRDGGGALVGSGTYDPQKGGSVAFRGVQMAFDGTPVAGDSFSVAPSSTQSVFATLDAIVAEFTRTNGGGPDMQNALNGELANLDQSVGSVIQARAGVGARMNALSQQAALNDDLKLQYKTALSDVQDLDYYDAVSKLSLQSSSLQAAQLAFGKLQNLSLFNYLK, from the coding sequence ATGCGCGTCTCCACCAACTGGATGCAGCAGCAGTCGGTCAACACCATGATGGACCGGCAGGGCGACCTGTCCGGCATCCAGACTCAGATGGGCACCGGCAAGCGCATCAACCAACCCTCCGACGATCCGGTCGGCGCCGCGCGCGCGGTCGAGCTGACCCACCTGGGCGCCGACACCGCGCAATACCAGCGCAACATCACCTCGGCCAACGCGCGACTGGGCCTGGAAGACCAGACCCTGTCCTCGGTGAGCAAGGTGCTCGACCGCATCCGCACGCTGACCTTGCAGGGCATGAACGCCACGCAGACCGACGAGTCGCGCGGCGACATCGCCGCCGAGCTGGTGCAGTTGCGCGGACAGTTGCTGGGCATCGCCAACAGCAAGGATTCCCAGGGCGACTACCTGTTCGCCGGCAACCGCACCGGTGCCGAGCCGTTCGCGTCGCAGGCCGGCGGCGTGAGCTACGCCGGCGACGAGGGCCAGCGCATGGTCGCGGCCGGCCCCGGTCTGCAGGTGGCCACCGGCGACCCGGGCAGCACCATCTTCATGAACGTGCCGACCGGCAACGGCACCTTTGCCGTGGGCGCCACCGCCGCCAATGCCGGCAGTGCAGTCGCCGGCGCCACCAGCGTGGTCGATGCCAGCGCATGGGACGGCGGCAGCTACCAGGTCAGCTTCACCGGGCCGGACGCGTACGAGGTGCGCGACGGCGGCGGTGCGCTGGTCGGCAGCGGCACCTATGACCCGCAGAAGGGCGGCAGCGTTGCGTTCCGTGGCGTACAGATGGCCTTCGACGGCACGCCCGTGGCGGGCGACAGTTTCAGCGTCGCGCCTTCGTCGACGCAGAGCGTGTTCGCCACCCTGGACGCGATCGTCGCCGAGTTCACCCGCACCAACGGCGGCGGCCCGGACATGCAGAACGCGCTCAACGGCGAGCTCGCCAACCTGGATCAGTCGGTCGGCTCGGTGATCCAGGCGCGCGCCGGCGTCGGTGCGCGCATGAATGCGCTGTCACAGCAGGCCGCGCTGAACGACGACCTGAAACTGCAGTACAAGACTGCGCTCTCGGACGTGCAGGACCTGGACTACTACGACGCGGTCAGCAAGCTGAGTCTGCAGAGCTCCTCGTTGCAGGCCGCGCAGCTGGCTTTCGGCAAGCTGCAGAACCTGTCGCTGTTCAATTACCTCAAATAG
- the flgJ gene encoding flagellar assembly peptidoglycan hydrolase FlgJ, translating to MTPANASLPALDTWTDLSGFNQLRAQAKGDDKAALPKVARQFEAIFTQMMLKSMREANASFGDNDVGDSQQGKAYRDLFDQQLSLSLSQGNNGLGIARLLVRQLGGKDAEPRVAPATDNKALLASVAAGALPGGAAASLFGPLAAGAEAGARALLHLGEGADGQGEGLLPLTADADPAQGWRATLGELAQGAVNVVSKFIPGDPAGFVRAMAPHAQAAADKLGVSVRALLAQAALETGWGKHLPHRHDGSSSFNLFGIKAGGSWDGDKVSVPTLEYEGGVAVRKRDNFRAYGDPSEAFADYARLIADNPRYAQALGKGENIAGFAHALSRGGYATDPAYAAKLTAIANSPQMREALAALDAGSFK from the coding sequence ATGACACCCGCCAACGCCTCCCTGCCAGCACTCGACACCTGGACCGACCTGTCCGGGTTCAACCAGTTGCGCGCGCAGGCCAAGGGTGACGACAAGGCGGCGCTGCCGAAGGTGGCCAGGCAGTTCGAGGCGATCTTCACCCAGATGATGCTCAAGTCGATGCGCGAGGCGAACGCCAGCTTCGGCGACAACGACGTCGGCGACAGCCAGCAGGGCAAGGCGTACCGCGACCTGTTCGACCAGCAGCTCTCGCTCTCGCTCTCGCAGGGCAACAACGGCCTGGGGATCGCCCGCCTGCTGGTGCGCCAGCTTGGCGGCAAGGACGCCGAGCCCAGGGTGGCGCCGGCCACCGACAACAAGGCGCTGCTGGCCAGCGTCGCCGCTGGCGCGCTGCCGGGCGGCGCGGCCGCCAGCCTGTTCGGCCCGCTCGCGGCGGGCGCCGAGGCCGGTGCGCGCGCGCTGCTGCACCTGGGCGAGGGTGCGGATGGGCAGGGCGAAGGCCTGTTGCCGCTGACCGCCGATGCCGACCCCGCCCAGGGCTGGCGCGCGACGCTCGGCGAGCTGGCGCAGGGCGCGGTCAACGTAGTCAGCAAATTCATCCCGGGCGACCCGGCCGGTTTCGTGCGCGCCATGGCGCCGCACGCACAGGCCGCCGCCGACAAGCTCGGCGTCTCGGTGCGCGCGCTGCTGGCGCAGGCCGCGCTGGAGACCGGCTGGGGCAAGCATCTGCCGCACCGGCACGACGGCTCCAGCAGCTTCAACCTGTTCGGCATCAAGGCCGGCGGCAGCTGGGACGGCGACAAGGTCAGCGTGCCGACGCTGGAGTACGAAGGGGGCGTGGCGGTGCGCAAGCGCGACAACTTCCGCGCCTATGGCGACCCGTCCGAGGCCTTCGCCGACTACGCGCGCCTGATCGCCGACAATCCCCGCTACGCGCAGGCGCTGGGAAAAGGCGAGAACATCGCCGGCTTCGCCCATGCCCTGAGCCGTGGCGGCTACGCCACCGACCCGGCCTACGCGGCCAAGCTCACCGCCATCGCCAACAGCCCGCAGATGCGCGAGGCGCTGGCGGCGCTGGACGCCGGTTCGTTCAAGTGA
- a CDS encoding flagellar protein FliT — MNDPLPLAVAMTLTRAMLEAAREGDWEQLVALEAERHPLVLRPVAKDEDSVRQLGELLALDRELNALVAQARDQAGEQWQAGQDRARAIAAYGG; from the coding sequence GTGAACGACCCGCTGCCGCTCGCCGTGGCGATGACACTGACCCGCGCCATGCTCGAGGCCGCACGCGAGGGCGACTGGGAGCAACTGGTCGCGCTGGAAGCCGAGCGCCACCCGCTGGTCCTGCGCCCGGTGGCGAAGGATGAGGACAGCGTGCGCCAGCTGGGCGAACTGCTGGCGCTGGATCGCGAGCTGAACGCGCTGGTCGCCCAGGCACGCGACCAGGCCGGCGAGCAGTGGCAGGCCGGGCAGGACCGCGCCCGCGCGATCGCCGCCTACGGCGGCTGA
- the fliS gene encoding flagellar export chaperone FliS: MAFGYGAGAYQQIRSHGGVESADPHGLITLLMDGALERLITARGHMQRAEIGPKGELIGRCIEIIGGLRDALNHEVDTPLVGQLDQLYDYMSRRLLHANLRNDVAALDEVSTLLQKVRNSWVQVPIEARRPAGAAA, encoded by the coding sequence ATGGCATTCGGATATGGCGCCGGCGCTTATCAGCAGATCCGCTCGCACGGCGGCGTGGAGTCGGCCGACCCGCACGGCCTGATCACGCTGCTGATGGACGGCGCGCTGGAGCGCCTGATCACCGCGCGCGGCCACATGCAGCGCGCCGAGATCGGCCCCAAGGGCGAACTCATCGGCCGCTGCATCGAGATCATCGGCGGCCTGCGCGATGCGCTCAACCACGAGGTCGACACGCCGCTCGTCGGCCAGTTGGACCAGCTCTACGACTACATGAGCCGGCGCCTGCTGCACGCCAACCTGCGCAACGACGTGGCCGCACTCGACGAAGTGAGTACGTTGCTGCAGAAGGTCCGCAACAGCTGGGTGCAGGTGCCGATCGAGGCGCGCCGCCCCGCCGGCGCCGCGGCGTGA